DNA from Gemmatimonadaceae bacterium:
GCCCGAACTGCCACTACCGCGCAGCACAACGACTTGCGGCGGACTTACCCATGAACCGCCGCCTGCATGCGAAGTGGCCGGTGATCACCACCGGCAAGAACGGCCGCCCGCTCACGCACCCGCGGGCGGAGTGGATCGCTGATCCGTCGGCGTTCGATGTCCCCGCCTTTGAGCGGGAACACTGCTTTGCCCCGCCGCGCCGGTGGCGCTTCGACTATGCGTGGCCCCGGTGCAAAGTGGCGTTGGAAGTCGACGGCGCGTCGGGGTCGTACGGTCGCCACTCCCGCCCGGGCGGCATGCGCGCCGATCACGAGAAGCTCAACACCGCCGCGGTGCTGGGGTGGTGTGTGCTCCGTGTGCTCGCCGGCGAAGAGACGCGCCTCGCGACGCTTGATCTGCTGCACCGCGCGCTCCGGAGGCCGCAATGAGTTCCCCGTTGATTCATCCGCTGCTCCGGGCGGGCATCGCGGATCCGCGCCTCCGCCATCATCACGCGTTTCACGTGCTCGTGCAGCTGGTGGAGCTATTGCCCGCCGATCGCACGTACCGGCCGGTCTATCAGGCCTCGATCGCGCTGACGCTGCATCTGGATCGCAAGACCGTACGCCGGGCGATGCGGGCCCTGGTGAAGTGGGGCTATGTCCTCGAGGGCGACGCGGACCTCAAGGGCGTGCGGGCGATGGCGTTGGCGACGCCGGTGGGCGCTGATGTGGGGACATGGGCACCACATTCCCACGCGCGCGGAGTGTCGGCGATGCCGTCGGTGGCCTAGGGTCGGACTATGCCCATCACGCCGTTGTCGCCTGTGGAAAAGTCTGTGCGCAAGTCCGCAAGCGGTCGCCCGTTGCGCGGGGCGGCCGCGGATCCGGCGAAGCGTGGGCGCGGCCCGAAAAAGGGCGCGCCGAATGCCGGTCGGCCGCCTAACGAGTTTCGCGAGCACATGCGCGCGTTGGTGTCGCGCGCGGACGTGACCAAGGCGTTGGAGGCCGTGCTCAAGTCGCCCACGCATCCGCACTTCATGGCGGCCTACAAGATGGCGTGCGAGTTCGGCTACGGCCGCGCAGTGCAGGCGGTGGAGCATGCGGGGCACGGCGGCGGACCGATGGAGCTGCGCATCGTGCATGAGGTGATCGACCCCAGTGAGGCCGATGGCGACGACGCGTGAGATCCGCCGGCGGATCCCGCGCTGGGCGCGTCCGCTGCAGCGGCCATGCCGCTTCAAGGGCGCCAGCGGTGGCCGCGGGTCGGGGAAGTCGCACTTCTTCGCCGAGGAGATCGTCGAGCACATGGTGCGGCGACCCTCGGCGCGCGTGGTGTGCATCCGCGAGGTGCAGCGCTCGCTCAAGTTCTCGGCCAAGGCGCTGATCGAATCGAAGATCGAGGAACTTGGCGTCGCTGGGCTGTTCGACCCCACGGCGACGGAAATCCGACGGCTCGGCGGATCGGGCATCTGCATCTTCGAAGGGATGCAGGACCACACGGCCGACTCGATCAAGTCGCTGGAAGGGTTCGAGCTGGCGTGGGTCGAGGAGGCGCAAAGCATCTCGCAGCGCTCGCTTGACCTGCTCACGCCAACCATCCGCGTCGAAGGCTCCGAGCTTTGGTTCAGCTGGAACCCGCAGAAGCGCACCGATCCGGTCGACGTGATGTTCTCGACGCCAGACGACGACCGCATCCGGGTGCATTCGACTTACCGCGACAACCCGTTCCTGCCGTCCACGCTTCGGCGCGAAGCGGAGAAGCTGCGGCGCGCCGACCCGGACAAGTACGCGCACGTGTGGGAGGGCGCCTACGATCTCGGCGGGAAGGGGCGGGTCTATCCGAAGTTCCTTGAGAAGCCGTTCCCCGAGGGCAACGTCGATCCGAGCGTGAAGGACCTGGGCGGCGAGATCCTCATCGGGCAGGACTTCAACATCAACCCGATGGCGACGGTCATCGCGGTGCGCGCCGTGGACGAGTGCCATGTGCTCGACTGCCTGCTGGTCCCGACCTCGAACACCGAGGAGGTCTGCCAGGAGGTGCGGCGCCGCTACCCAAACCGGCGCGTGGTCTTCTGCCCCGATCCGGCGGGCAACGCGCGACACACCAACGCGCGCGCGGGACAGACCGACTTCACCATCATCCGCTCGTTCGGCTTCGAAGTGCGCGCGCCCTCGGCGCATCCGCCGGTGGTGGATCGCGTCAACAACGTGAACGCCATGCTGCACGACGGCGACCGCCGACGGCTCCGCATTCACCCGCGCGCCAAGCACCTCATCGAGGCGCTCGGGGGCCAGACCTACAAGCCGGACACGAACATTCCGGACAAGACGGACGGCTACGACCACCCGAACGACGCGCTGGGCTACCTGCTCTGGCAGGAGTTCAACCGGCTCGGGCACGGCGCCATGCGCGTCTCCACCTTTGCGATTGGGTAACCCGGCATGGCCGACTCTGTCTCGCAGACCATTCCGGGCAAGGCCCCGGCTGACCAGCGCCCCGACTTCAAGCGCCCGGAGTACAAAGCGGGTGAGTGGGCTCGCGCCCTCTCCCGCGCCTTCATGGCCGGCACGCGCGGCGTGCGCTCCCTGGGTGAGACGGCGCTGCCGCGCTGGCCCGCCGAACGACCCGCGTTTTACAAGCTGCGCTCGACGATCGCGCAGGTCACGCGCTACTACGCGCGCACGGTCGAGGCGACGGTCGGCATGATCGCCGGCACGCCACCGACGTTGTCGGACACGGTCGATCCGGTGATCGAGCAGGACTGGGAGGACATCGACGGGCGCGGCACGCACGGCGAGGTGTTCGCGCGCCAGCTCACCGAGGAGCTGCTCGTCGGCGGCTTCGTCGGGATCCTCGTCGACGCGCCACCGGTGCCCGACGGCGTCCGGCTCACGCTCGCGAGCGAGCAGGCGCTCGGTCTGCGTCCGTACTGGGTGCTCGTCACGGCGGACCAGATCCTGAGCTGGGTGGTCGAGGCGCCGCAGTGGCCGGAGCTGATCCAAGCCTACGCGGCGGGGACGCTCACGGCCGACCAGGTGAAGGCGCTCGCCAAGCAGGCGATCGTGCGGCAGGTCGTGATTCACGAGCCGACCGATGTCGCCGCCGGCACGTTCGGAATGCGCACGGCAGATCGCTATCGCGTGCTGCAGCTCACCGCCGCCGGCGTCACCTTCGCGGTGTGGGAGCATCGGGAGGCCGAAGGCGCGTCGGGCGAGCACTTCGCACTGATCAGCACCGGCGCGATGCGCGGCGCGAAGAACGCGCCGCTCACCGCGATCCCGCTCGCCATCGGCTATCCCGGGCGGCCGTCGGCGCCGTTCGTGTCGGAGCCCAAGCTGCTCGCGATCGCCGAGCTCAACCTCGACCACTACGTGCTCACGGCGGACCGCCGCTACCTCATGCGCCTCACGCACGCGCCGACGCTCTTCCTCGCCGGCGTGGGCGTGGACCGCGACGACGACGGCAACGAGCGGCCGCTCGAGGTGGGCCCCAATTCGGTGGTCCGCGCCACGGACGCTCAGGCGAAGATGTCGTGGGTTGCGGCCGATCCGAACGCGCTCGCCGAGAGCCGCCAGGAACGCGACGAGATCGTCCGCCAGATCGCCGCGCTCGGCCTCTCGTTCCTCGCCAAGGACCGACGCACGAGCACCGAGACGGCGAAGGGGAGGTCGCTCGACATGGCAGCCGAGAACCAGTCGCACGCGAGCGTTGCGCGTGGGCTGCAGGACCTGCTCGAGCAGGCGTTCACGTTCCACGCGGCCTACCGCGGCGTCCAGCCACCGGAGATCGAGATGCACACCGCCTACGCCTCGCCGGACGTCGACCCGCAGCTCGCCGCGCTTGTGTGGCAGGCGGTGCTCAAGGGCGTGCTCGAGGTGTCGGACTGGGTCGCGTATCTCCGCACCGGCAAGCTGCCCGACAGCGCCTCGATGGCGATGACCTCGAGCGCCCTGCTGGCAGCGGCAGAAGCCGATGCCGCGGCCGCGGCCGAGCAGGCTGCGCAGACGGGGAACGCAGGCCAGTTGGCCGCCGATGGGGCGGACAGCGTACCGACGGCGGCGGCCGCGTGAAACGCCGCGGTCCGCGTGGTTGCGCATTCGGGCGGGGCGTGACACCGTGAACCCATGCCCCGTCCCATCGGCCCCAATGAGGGCCAGCGCCGGAACGCCGTCGAGATCCTTGGCGGCGTCGCGCGCAGTGCCGCCCATCCGGCGGCCACCTTCTACCGCGCCCTGCGCGAAGAAGGCCTCACGCCCGACGAGGCGCGGGGCCTCACCGGCGAGTTCCTCCGGGTCCTCTTGGGCGACATCCGGGCCACGTTGGGCGAATAGGGCCCGCGTGGGGGCCTCGTGACCTCCGCCGAGCTGGCCCAAGCCCGTCTGGACGCGCTCGCGGCGCGCCTTGAGCCCCGCCTGCGGGCGGCCTTCCTCGCGGCCGTGGCCGCCCTCGGCGCGGCGGACGCCGCCGAGCTCGTGCGCCGGCTCACCAGCGGGTCGCCCGAGGAGGTCGCGGGCTGGCTGATGGCCCAACCCGCCGTGACCGCGGCGCTGGCCGCCGTCCGCGGACTATATGCCGAGGGAGTGGTACGGCTGGCGGCCTCCGAGGCGGCAAGCCTCAGCGCGACCCTCCGCATCCGCGTGGCCGCCCCGGTGGTCTCGCCGCCGCTGATCGAGGCCGTGCGCCGGTGGGAGAACGGCGCCTTCGCGCGCGTGAAGCTCGACGTGCAAGGGGGCCTGCGCGACATCGTGGCCGAGGAGCTCACGCGGGGCGTCGGCCCGCGACAGGTCGCCGTACGCCTCAAGGCCGGCGTGGCGGGTGGTGGGCTCACGCCCTACGACCTCAAGATCATCCGCAGCTTTCGCGCGGCGCTTGAGGAGGGTCGCTTCCGCGACGCGCTGGGCCGCACCCTCCGCGATCTGCGCTCGGACCGCACGCTCGAGCGGCTGCTGCGCGATGGCGGCACGCTGACGCCGGCGCAGATCGAGAAGATGGTGCAAGCGTATCAGCGGAAGCTCGCCGCGTGGCGCGCCGAGACCTTCGCGCGCACCAACGCCATCCAAGCGGTCAACGAGGCGACGAAGGCCAGCTGGCGCGCCGCGATCGAGCAAGGCACGGTGCCCGCCACCGAGCTGCGCCAGTTCTGGGTGGTCGCGCGCGACGAGCGACTCTGCCCGATTTGCGCGCCGGTGCCGGACCTCAACCGCGATGGGATCGAGCTCGATGGCGAGTTCATCACGCCGCTCGGGGCGGTCCCCTCGCCCCCGCTTCACCCGAACTGCCGATGCGTGACGTTCATCCGTCACGTGCGCCCCGGCGTTCGCCAGCGTCCGGCACCCGGCCAGGACGTGTTGCTCCTTCCCGCGTAACCATCTCCGGAGACCACGATGCGCATCACCCAGGGCGACCACGCCGCCACGTTCACGCCCGGCGAGGGCTACACCAGCGAGAACGACAGCTTTGCGCTGTGGCTGTCCACCGCGTTCCCCGAGCCGACCGCGGAGGATCTGCGCGAGCACGGCCTGACGGTCGACGGCATCGGACCGGTGAGCGATGAACCCGCGCTCGTGATCACGCACGACGACGCCTGACCACACGCGCCGTGCTTGCTATGGGGACACTGTCCCCACATCGCGACGTGTGGCGATGGCGTCATCAGGCGAAGACAACGCACTCTGCGGCATCAACCATCCGCCCCTGAGGGGAACTGATGTCGCTGAAGATGTTCGACACGAAGGACGCGATCCCGGAAGCGCTGCGCGAGTCCGCGATCGAAACGAAGGACGGCAAGTGGGCCGTCTCCGACACCGAAGGGCTCCGCAGCTCGCAGCAGCGCATCCTCGACGAGAAGAAGCGCCTGCAGGACGAGTTTGAGCAGATGAAGCAGTCGCTCGGCGGGCTGAGCCCGGAGCAGATCAAGAAGTTCCGCGAAGACATGACGCGCCTCGAAGACGAACAGGCCCGCAAGGCCGGCGACTTCGACAAGATCCTTGAGAAGCGCATCGGCGAGACGAAGGCCGAATACGAGAAGCGCCTGGCTGAGCTGGCGCCGTACAAGCAGAAGTATCAGGACCGGGAACTCGAGATCGCGATCCGCGATGCCGCGAGCAAGGCGGGCGTCATCGCCACGGACCTGCCCTTCGTGCTGGACATCGTGAAGGGCCGCCGCGTCGCGTACGACGAAAAGACCGGCAAGCCGGTGGTGCTCGACAAGGATGGCGATCCGACGGGGCTCACCGTCGAGAAGTTCTTCGCCGACACGTTCAAGACGGAAGCGCCGAAGTTCTACGAACCGGCCGGCGGATCCGGCGGTGGCGCGGGTGGCGGCAACAGCGGTGGCAAGCCCACCGGCACGGCTGGCGCGGTGTCCATCACCGACAACGCGGGGTTCATCGCGAACCTCGACAAGATCGCGGCTGGTCAGGTCAAGGTCGCGTCGTAACGCAGGACCGGTCGCGCGGAGCGCGATCTACAGCAGGACCGTGCACACCAGCGTCGCGCTGAGCGCGTGCTGATTCGCTCCCATGTGGGGGCGTTCGGTGCGCGCGCAGCGCGATCGCATATCCGCGATCGGGGCGCGCGCGAACTCAACAGGAGCTGACTGATGGCCAACACACTCACGGACATTGTCCCGA
Protein-coding regions in this window:
- a CDS encoding PBSX family phage terminase large subunit, which encodes MATTREIRRRIPRWARPLQRPCRFKGASGGRGSGKSHFFAEEIVEHMVRRPSARVVCIREVQRSLKFSAKALIESKIEELGVAGLFDPTATEIRRLGGSGICIFEGMQDHTADSIKSLEGFELAWVEEAQSISQRSLDLLTPTIRVEGSELWFSWNPQKRTDPVDVMFSTPDDDRIRVHSTYRDNPFLPSTLRREAEKLRRADPDKYAHVWEGAYDLGGKGRVYPKFLEKPFPEGNVDPSVKDLGGEILIGQDFNINPMATVIAVRAVDECHVLDCLLVPTSNTEEVCQEVRRRYPNRRVVFCPDPAGNARHTNARAGQTDFTIIRSFGFEVRAPSAHPPVVDRVNNVNAMLHDGDRRRLRIHPRAKHLIEALGGQTYKPDTNIPDKTDGYDHPNDALGYLLWQEFNRLGHGAMRVSTFAIG
- a CDS encoding DUF4055 domain-containing protein, with amino-acid sequence MADSVSQTIPGKAPADQRPDFKRPEYKAGEWARALSRAFMAGTRGVRSLGETALPRWPAERPAFYKLRSTIAQVTRYYARTVEATVGMIAGTPPTLSDTVDPVIEQDWEDIDGRGTHGEVFARQLTEELLVGGFVGILVDAPPVPDGVRLTLASEQALGLRPYWVLVTADQILSWVVEAPQWPELIQAYAAGTLTADQVKALAKQAIVRQVVIHEPTDVAAGTFGMRTADRYRVLQLTAAGVTFAVWEHREAEGASGEHFALISTGAMRGAKNAPLTAIPLAIGYPGRPSAPFVSEPKLLAIAELNLDHYVLTADRRYLMRLTHAPTLFLAGVGVDRDDDGNERPLEVGPNSVVRATDAQAKMSWVAADPNALAESRQERDEIVRQIAALGLSFLAKDRRTSTETAKGRSLDMAAENQSHASVARGLQDLLEQAFTFHAAYRGVQPPEIEMHTAYASPDVDPQLAALVWQAVLKGVLEVSDWVAYLRTGKLPDSASMAMTSSALLAAAEADAAAAAEQAAQTGNAGQLAADGADSVPTAAAA
- a CDS encoding phage head morphogenesis protein; protein product: MTSAELAQARLDALAARLEPRLRAAFLAAVAALGAADAAELVRRLTSGSPEEVAGWLMAQPAVTAALAAVRGLYAEGVVRLAASEAASLSATLRIRVAAPVVSPPLIEAVRRWENGAFARVKLDVQGGLRDIVAEELTRGVGPRQVAVRLKAGVAGGGLTPYDLKIIRSFRAALEEGRFRDALGRTLRDLRSDRTLERLLRDGGTLTPAQIEKMVQAYQRKLAAWRAETFARTNAIQAVNEATKASWRAAIEQGTVPATELRQFWVVARDERLCPICAPVPDLNRDGIELDGEFITPLGAVPSPPLHPNCRCVTFIRHVRPGVRQRPAPGQDVLLLPA